One Coffea arabica cultivar ET-39 chromosome 5c, Coffea Arabica ET-39 HiFi, whole genome shotgun sequence DNA window includes the following coding sequences:
- the LOC140007753 gene encoding heat shock cognate 70 kDa protein-like, producing the protein MAGKSAPAIGIDLGTTYSCVAVWEHDRVEIIANDQGNRTTPSYVAFTDTERFVGDAAKNQAAINPVNTIFDSKRLIGRKYTDPSVEYDLKLWPFKVIPDPGNNPMIVASYKGEEKQFAPEEISAMILTKMKEVAEAYLGLPVKNAVITVPAYFNDSQRQATRDAGAISGLNVLRIIVEPTAAAIAYGLDKELLNNTGGQKNVLIFDLGGGTFDVSLLTIEKSMFDVKAVGGDTHLGGEDFDNRMVNHFVQAFKRKHKKDISGNPRALRRLRSACERAKRILSSIHQTSIEIDALFEGIDFQSTITRPRFEELNMDLFRQCMEPVESCLRDAKMDKHSVQDIVLVGGSTRIPKVQQLLQDFFNGKTLCKSINPDEAVAYGAAVQAAILDGRGNQKALDIALMDVTPLSLGYQSKGEVMTVVIPRNTTIPTKKETTCTTVYDNQTSVLFLVYEGERARSTENNLLGRFWLEGIPPAPRDVPVINLCFDLDANGILNVSAEDENTGQKSRITISFDKGRLSGEEIEKMVQAAEKYKFEDEEHKKKVKAKIALEDYAYNLRDTIKSKNISSRLASADMKKIEDAIEDAMQWLDGNQLGETDEFEDKMKELESITKRLMITKKY; encoded by the exons ATGGCTGGGAAAAGTGCCCCGGCCATTGGAATCGATCTGGGTACCACGTACTCGTGCGTGGCTGTCTGGGAACACGACCGTGTTGAAATCATAGCTAATGATCAGGGTAACAGGACGACGCCGTCTTATGTGGCTTTCACTGACACCGAGCGTTTCGTTGGTGATGCTGCTAAGAACCAGGCTGCCATCAATCCCGTCAACACCATTTTCG ATTCTAAGAGATTAATTGGTAGGAAGTACACTGATCCATCTGTAGAGTATGACCTGAAGCTTTGGCCATTCAAGGTCATTCCTGATCCTGGCAACAATCCCATGATTGTTGCATCCTACAAAGGGGAGGAAAAGCAATTTGCACCTGAGGAGATTTCTGCTATGATTCTCACAAAGATGAAGGAGGTTGCTGAGGCCTACCTTGGGTTACCAGTAAAGAACGCTGTTATTACCGTCCCAGCCTATTTCAACGATTCGCAACGGCAAGCAACTAGAGATGCCGGAGCCATCTCTGGCCTCAATGTATTGCGTATCATCGTTGAACCAACAGCTGCTGCGATTGCTTATGGTCTTGACAAAGAGTTGCTCAACAACACAGGCGGCCAGAAGAATGTACTTATTTTTGACCTTGGAGGTGGTACTTTTGATGTTTCTCTTCTCACTATTGAGAAGAGTATGTTTGACGTGAAAGCTGTTGGGGGAGATACTCATCTTGGTGGAGAGGACTTTGACAATAGAATGGTGAACCACTTTGTCCAAGCGTTCAAGCGAAAGCACAAGAAGGACATCAGTGGAAATCCCAGAGCTCTTAGGAGATTAAGGTCAGCCTGTGAGAGGGCAAAGAGGATACTTTCCTCTATTCATCAGACATCAATCGAGATTGATGCTTTGTTTGAGGGTATTGATTTTCAAtcaaccattacaaggccaagaTTTGAGGAGCTGAACATGGACTTGTTCAGGCAATGCATGGAGCCAGTTGAAAGCTGCTTAAGGGATGCCAAGATGGACAAGCATAGCGTCCAAGATATCGTTCTTGTGGGTGGTTCAACCAGGATTCCAAAGGTTCAGCAGTTGTTGCAAGATTTCTTTAATGGCAAGACCCTTTGCAAGAGCATTAACCCAGATGAAGCCGTTGCCTATGGTGCAGCTGTTCAAGCTGCAATCTTGGACGGCAGGGGCAACCAGAAGGCTCTGGATATTGCACTTATGGACGTTACCCCATTGTCTCTTGGTTACCAAAGCAAGGGAGAGGTCATGACTGTTGTGATCCCTAGGAACACCACCATCCCTACGAAAAAGGAGACAACATGTACAACAGTTTACGATAACCAGACCAGTGTATTGTTTCTGGTGTACGAAGGTGAGAGAGCAAGATCAACAGAGAACAATTTGTTAGGTAGATTCTGGCTCGAGGGTATTCCTCCAGCCCCTAGAGATGTCCCTGTAATCAATCTCTGCTTTGATCTGGATGCCAACGGCATTTTAAATGTCTCTGCAGAGGATGAAAATACAGGGCAGAAAAGTAGAATCACCATCTCTTTTGATAAAGGAAGATTGTCAGGAGAAGAAATTGAGAAGATGGTCCAGGCAGCCGAGAAGTACAAGTTTGAGGATGAGGAGCACAAAAAGAAGGTTAAGGCAAAGATTGCCTTAGAGGATTATGCATACAACTTGAGAGACACCATCAAGAGTAAGAACATTAGTTCTCGTCTGGCATCTGCTGACATGAAGAAGATTGAGGATGCAATTGAGGATGCCATGCAATGGTTGGATGGGAATCAGCTTGGAGAGACGGATGAATTTGAGGACAAGATGAAGGAGCTTGAGAGTATTACCAAGCGCCTAATGATTACCAAGAAGTACTAA